The Nitrospirota bacterium genome has a window encoding:
- a CDS encoding terpene cyclase/mutase family protein, with product MRNKMYQPGVSQRIISIICLFFFIAVAAPSFGADSDLKPRVKKSVDNAMHWLRASQQKNGSWSDNVGVTSLVVMAYMKSHREYNEDDDPFVRDGILFILSHVKEDGSIYKDPPASYNTALALLALANTKNPKYADIIKKAQDYLIKSQSDEEEGYKPSDKYFGGIGYGGDERPDLANLQYALEALKESGLPKDSPVWEKAIKFIDRCQNRSESNDQAWAKDDGGFIYSPKLTFVPDYVSYGSMTFAGIKGLIFANIAKDDPRLKTSFDWVQKNYNLNENTNYGVKALYFYYDTMSKALSLYGEKYITTQDGVKHDWYSELAGKLMSLQDKEGFWVNTKDTEFWEGNKDLATAHALLALETEYNKL from the coding sequence ATGAGGAACAAAATGTATCAACCCGGAGTTAGTCAGAGGATAATAAGCATCATTTGTTTATTCTTTTTTATAGCTGTAGCTGCGCCCTCTTTTGGAGCTGACAGCGACCTGAAACCGAGAGTTAAAAAATCCGTTGACAACGCCATGCACTGGCTCCGCGCCAGCCAGCAGAAGAACGGTTCATGGAGCGATAATGTCGGTGTCACATCGCTTGTTGTTATGGCTTATATGAAGAGCCATAGAGAGTATAATGAAGATGACGACCCCTTTGTGAGAGACGGCATACTCTTTATTCTGTCCCATGTAAAAGAAGACGGTTCGATCTATAAAGACCCTCCGGCATCCTACAACACAGCGCTTGCCCTGCTCGCCCTTGCAAACACAAAGAACCCGAAGTACGCGGATATAATTAAAAAGGCGCAGGACTACCTTATCAAAAGCCAGTCGGATGAAGAAGAAGGATACAAGCCTTCAGACAAATATTTTGGTGGCATAGGCTACGGCGGAGATGAGCGGCCTGACCTTGCCAACCTTCAGTACGCGCTTGAGGCGCTCAAAGAATCAGGGCTTCCCAAGGACAGCCCTGTATGGGAGAAGGCGATAAAATTCATAGACAGATGCCAGAACAGGAGCGAATCAAATGACCAGGCATGGGCAAAGGATGACGGCGGCTTTATTTATTCTCCCAAACTGACCTTTGTGCCTGATTATGTATCATACGGCAGCATGACATTTGCCGGGATCAAGGGCCTGATCTTTGCAAATATTGCCAAAGACGACCCGAGATTAAAAACATCCTTTGACTGGGTACAGAAAAACTACAACCTGAACGAGAATACCAATTACGGAGTGAAGGCGCTTTATTTCTACTACGATACGATGTCAAAAGCCCTCTCTTTATACGGTGAAAAATACATAACGACACAAGACGGGGTCAAGCATGACTGGTACAGCGAACTTGCCGGGAAATTAATGAGCCTTCAGGATAAGGAAGGATTCTGGGTCAATACTAAAGACACGGAATTCTGGGAAGGCAATAAAGACCTTGCCACCGCCCATGCCCTTCTTGCTCTCGAAACCGAATACAATAAATTATAA
- a CDS encoding type II toxin-antitoxin system RelE/ParE family toxin: MQKYLVKITQTAECDIKSIFQHIASDNEIAARKWVVEIERQINSLEQLPLRCPVIPESQELAKEYRHIIYGDYRTIFRIDALTILILRVIHSSRLLSLKLFEEKR; this comes from the coding sequence GTGCAAAAGTATCTGGTTAAGATCACCCAGACTGCTGAATGCGACATAAAGAGTATCTTCCAACACATTGCCTCTGATAATGAAATAGCGGCAAGAAAGTGGGTTGTTGAAATAGAAAGGCAGATCAATTCGTTAGAACAACTTCCTTTGCGCTGTCCGGTTATCCCTGAATCACAAGAATTGGCGAAAGAATATCGGCATATCATATATGGCGATTACAGAACTATCTTTAGGATTGATGCGCTAACTATACTTATCCTGCGAGTCATTCACAGCTCCCGGCTGCTGAGCCTGAAACTATTTGAAGAAAAACGCTAA
- a CDS encoding type II toxin-antitoxin system Phd/YefM family antitoxin has protein sequence MGYVMAISISEDIKTVSDLKKKTNEIFKQMHHTGRPIIVTVNGKPDAVLLDVDVFEKKLRSLNLGMLLAEAEKDVSEGRTRKAKDFLREFKKSAKVSG, from the coding sequence ATGGGCTATGTTATGGCTATAAGCATTTCTGAAGACATAAAAACTGTCTCTGACCTTAAAAAGAAAACGAATGAGATTTTCAAACAAATGCACCATACCGGCCGCCCTATTATTGTTACTGTCAACGGCAAGCCGGATGCTGTTTTGTTAGATGTAGATGTTTTTGAAAAAAAGCTGAGATCCTTAAATCTTGGAATGCTTTTAGCTGAAGCGGAAAAAGATGTCAGTGAGGGCCGCACCAGAAAAGCAAAAGATTTCTTAAGGGAGTTCAAAAAGAGTGCAAAAGTATCTGGTTAA
- a CDS encoding 3-dehydroquinate synthase produces MKEIQQNFQVSYSLPVIFTRDVFSVGNKALSQLLSRTGRKNKVLIIIDSKVFNATPKLMDKIEQYANIHSDIMEFVCPPFIIKGGEACKKDMSEVDKIHALIDKHHLCRHSFILVIGGGAVLDAAGYAAATAHRGIRLIRLPTTTLSQNDAGVGVKNAINAFGRKNFLGTFAPPFAIINDFDFLNTLPKKALRAGISEAVKVALIKDKEFFDFLYNERQKLASFEPEAMEKMIIRCAELHIEHIGTSGDPFEYGSSRPLDFGHWSAHKIEELTGGKVQHGEAVAAGIALDSLYSFHTGLINEIELRKIFSTLKDIGFELYHWSLNWMDINKALQEFQEHLGGRLTIPLLSGIGNRKDVNEIDTVLLKKCVNILSETAEGKERKHGSGKRPDAGKRGSRKILP; encoded by the coding sequence ATGAAAGAGATACAACAGAATTTTCAGGTTAGCTACTCTCTGCCGGTTATCTTCACGCGTGATGTCTTTAGCGTTGGTAACAAGGCGCTGTCTCAACTCTTAAGCAGGACCGGCCGCAAGAACAAGGTTCTTATTATTATCGATTCAAAGGTCTTTAACGCGACACCGAAACTGATGGATAAGATCGAGCAGTACGCTAACATTCACAGTGATATAATGGAATTCGTTTGCCCTCCGTTTATCATCAAAGGCGGAGAAGCTTGCAAAAAAGATATGTCTGAAGTTGATAAGATTCACGCTCTCATAGACAAACATCATCTGTGCCGGCATTCTTTCATACTCGTCATAGGAGGCGGCGCTGTGCTTGACGCAGCAGGTTACGCAGCTGCGACAGCGCACAGGGGCATACGTCTTATACGCTTGCCGACGACAACCCTTTCACAAAATGACGCCGGAGTGGGCGTCAAGAACGCGATAAACGCGTTCGGCAGGAAGAACTTTCTCGGCACCTTTGCACCGCCTTTTGCGATCATTAATGACTTTGATTTTTTAAATACCCTGCCGAAGAAAGCGCTCAGGGCCGGTATCTCGGAAGCGGTCAAGGTGGCACTTATCAAAGACAAAGAGTTCTTTGATTTTCTCTATAACGAAAGGCAGAAGCTTGCTTCATTTGAGCCTGAGGCCATGGAGAAGATGATAATCAGATGCGCTGAACTTCATATCGAACACATCGGCACAAGCGGTGATCCTTTTGAATACGGCTCGTCGCGGCCGCTTGATTTCGGCCACTGGTCAGCGCATAAGATAGAGGAGCTTACAGGCGGCAAGGTTCAGCATGGCGAAGCCGTTGCCGCGGGTATCGCGCTTGATTCGCTTTACTCATTTCATACGGGCCTTATAAATGAGATAGAACTGAGAAAGATATTCTCCACTCTGAAAGATATCGGCTTTGAGCTTTATCACTGGTCTCTGAACTGGATGGACATAAATAAAGCACTGCAGGAATTTCAGGAGCACCTCGGAGGCAGGCTCACCATCCCTTTGCTTAGCGGCATCGGCAACAGAAAAGACGTGAATGAGATAGATACCGTTTTGCTGAAAAAATGTGTTAATATCCTCTCTGAGACAGCAGAAGGAAAGGAGAGAAAACATGGTTCAGGAAAACGGCCCGATGCAGGCAAAAGAGGCTCTCGAAAAATACTTCCTTGA
- a CDS encoding TatD family hydrolase codes for MKVIDPHIHMVSRTTDDYMALALGGIHTITEPSFWAGFDKRSADGFHDYFHHISVVEHARAARFGIKHYCWIGLNSKESENLQLAEDVLAIIPEYLDRPTALGIGEIGLNKNSRNEVKILERQLSIAAERGEMILIHTPHLEDKLKGTRFIMDMILNEPRIQPSRVLIDHAEEHTIGEIKEKGFWFGLTLYPSSKGSPERAVDAVEIFGSDRICINSSADWSVSDPLATLKCANEMRRRGHSESLINKIFYENPKAFLSQSPKFEAA; via the coding sequence GTGAAGGTGATTGACCCGCATATCCATATGGTCTCAAGGACCACTGACGATTACATGGCTCTCGCTCTGGGCGGGATACATACGATAACCGAGCCATCATTCTGGGCGGGCTTTGATAAGAGATCGGCAGACGGCTTCCATGATTACTTTCATCACATATCGGTTGTTGAACACGCGCGCGCCGCGAGGTTCGGCATAAAACACTATTGCTGGATAGGCCTCAACTCTAAAGAGTCTGAAAACCTTCAATTAGCTGAAGATGTATTGGCTATCATTCCTGAATATCTCGACAGGCCTACGGCTCTTGGAATCGGAGAGATCGGGCTTAACAAGAACAGCCGTAATGAGGTGAAGATCCTGGAAAGGCAGCTCTCCATCGCTGCTGAGAGAGGCGAGATGATACTTATCCATACTCCGCACCTTGAAGACAAGCTTAAAGGCACGCGGTTTATCATGGATATGATCCTTAATGAACCGCGGATACAGCCGTCACGTGTGCTTATCGACCATGCTGAGGAGCATACTATAGGTGAGATAAAAGAGAAAGGGTTCTGGTTCGGGCTTACTTTATATCCAAGTTCCAAAGGCAGCCCGGAGAGGGCGGTTGACGCGGTTGAGATATTCGGCTCTGACAGGATATGCATTAACTCATCCGCAGACTGGAGCGTGAGCGACCCTCTTGCCACTCTGAAATGCGCCAACGAGATGAGGAGGCGCGGCCATTCCGAATCTTTGATAAATAAGATTTTCTATGAAAACCCCAAGGCGTTTTTAAGCCAGTCCCCGAAATTTGAAGCGGCGTGA
- the eboE gene encoding metabolite traffic protein EboE — translation MITYCTNIHPGESWDEVFLNLSAHLPIVKNAVSPSDIFPVGLRLSNRTSLEMDKNISARFHEWCLENGLFVPTINGFPFGSFHSSFIKEGVYMPDWRSGARVEYTKRLADLLDVWLPSGMTGSISTVPVGFRSHIAKNDHGFIRQNLMNVLEHLDRLKQKSGKEIILSLEPEPGCVIETTTDVISFFDEMKFPDDIKDGIGICFDCCHHAVEFEDPDESLSMLSNAGIKIGKVQASSALSLIKNKSEILESFSEPCYLHQVVVRQSDGVLLRYNDIPDALRDFRGDEESEWRVHFHLPVFLDKMDSYATTRWFTEQALSSLDKNILLEVETYTWDVLPAELQKGTVTDSVIREIQWVQSEVNEKNGRS, via the coding sequence GTGATCACCTATTGCACTAACATACATCCCGGCGAAAGCTGGGATGAAGTTTTTCTAAACCTGAGCGCCCATCTTCCCATAGTAAAGAACGCTGTTTCACCATCTGATATTTTTCCTGTAGGCCTGCGACTTTCAAACCGCACTTCATTGGAGATGGATAAAAACATATCAGCGCGTTTTCACGAATGGTGTCTGGAGAACGGATTATTTGTTCCAACGATAAATGGTTTTCCATTCGGCTCATTTCATTCCTCCTTTATAAAAGAGGGAGTTTATATGCCTGACTGGAGATCCGGTGCGCGGGTTGAATATACCAAACGGCTTGCGGATCTGCTGGATGTGTGGCTGCCTTCAGGCATGACAGGCTCAATCTCAACGGTTCCTGTTGGATTTAGAAGCCATATCGCAAAAAACGATCACGGGTTCATCAGACAAAATTTAATGAATGTGCTGGAGCATCTTGACAGGCTGAAACAGAAGAGCGGGAAGGAGATAATACTCTCACTTGAGCCTGAGCCGGGATGTGTGATTGAGACGACAACTGATGTCATCAGTTTTTTCGATGAGATGAAATTCCCGGATGATATTAAAGACGGCATCGGCATATGTTTTGACTGCTGTCATCATGCCGTTGAATTTGAAGACCCTGATGAATCATTATCAATGCTTTCCAATGCCGGAATTAAAATTGGAAAGGTTCAGGCCTCTTCAGCTTTAAGTTTAATAAAGAATAAATCTGAGATACTTGAGAGTTTTTCCGAACCCTGTTATCTTCATCAGGTCGTTGTCCGGCAGAGTGACGGCGTTCTTTTGCGGTATAATGATATTCCTGATGCGCTGCGTGATTTCAGGGGAGATGAAGAAAGCGAATGGCGCGTTCATTTTCATCTTCCTGTATTTCTGGATAAGATGGATTCATACGCTACAACAAGGTGGTTTACAGAGCAGGCGCTTTCATCTCTAGATAAAAATATTCTGCTTGAGGTTGAGACATATACATGGGATGTCCTCCCTGCCGAGCTTCAGAAGGGGACGGTCACTGATTCTGTAATTCGTGAAATTCAATGGGTGCAGTCAGAGGTAAATGAAAAGAACGGTCGTTCTTAA